One Paraburkholderia kururiensis DNA window includes the following coding sequences:
- a CDS encoding CpaF family protein, whose amino-acid sequence MAKDIEFADDTPMFAQSQQFQDIKNAAHEHLLTRIEELGAEFGRWSRNAISQFVDLEMDSFVRLRRIPINEAEVRQIAEALTKELAGFGPIEDLLNDPVVEDILVNGYSDVYVSRHGMLTKIPVRFADNAHLLRIVRRILAPIGRRLDESNPMVDARLPDGGRINVVIEPLSIDGPVVSIRKFRKDPLRPDDLLGNGTYNAEIGALLEAAVAARCNVLVSGGTSSGKTSLLNALAFHIPEPERVVTIEDTAELSLNHPHVVRLESRPGGFDGTGVVSIRDLLRNTLRMRPDRIIVGEVRGGEVLEMLQAMNTGHDGSMGTVHASSPRECLYRLEMLAGFAGFQGTEASLRRQIANAIDFIVQIGRLSNGRRRILSVTEVTGLADNIIATQELYRYEPLTTPEGEEVDQWTSLGIHPHSPKLARFRQALGGGSGNYGGNYGGEPGGFGGGFGGGFGSDFGGGRGGGFRG is encoded by the coding sequence ATGGCAAAAGACATCGAGTTCGCCGACGACACGCCGATGTTCGCGCAGAGCCAGCAGTTCCAGGACATCAAGAACGCGGCGCACGAGCATCTGCTCACGCGCATCGAAGAGCTGGGCGCGGAGTTCGGCCGCTGGTCGCGCAACGCGATCAGCCAGTTCGTGGATCTGGAGATGGACAGCTTCGTGAGGCTGCGCCGCATTCCGATCAACGAGGCCGAGGTGCGCCAGATTGCCGAGGCGCTCACCAAGGAGCTGGCGGGCTTCGGGCCGATCGAAGACCTGCTCAACGACCCGGTCGTGGAAGACATTCTCGTGAACGGCTACAGCGATGTGTACGTGTCGCGCCACGGCATGCTTACGAAGATCCCCGTGCGCTTCGCCGACAACGCGCATCTCTTGCGCATCGTGCGGCGCATTCTCGCGCCCATCGGGCGGCGGCTCGACGAATCGAACCCGATGGTGGATGCGCGGCTGCCCGACGGCGGGCGCATCAACGTGGTGATCGAGCCGCTTTCCATCGACGGTCCAGTCGTCTCCATCCGCAAGTTTCGCAAAGACCCGCTGCGTCCCGACGACCTGCTCGGCAACGGCACCTACAACGCCGAGATCGGCGCGCTGCTCGAAGCCGCGGTGGCCGCGCGCTGCAACGTGCTGGTGTCGGGCGGCACGAGCTCGGGCAAGACGTCGCTGCTCAACGCGCTCGCGTTCCACATTCCCGAGCCGGAGCGCGTCGTGACCATCGAAGACACGGCCGAGCTTTCGCTGAACCACCCGCACGTGGTGCGGCTGGAAAGCCGGCCGGGCGGCTTCGACGGCACAGGCGTGGTGTCGATTCGCGACCTGCTGCGCAACACGCTGCGCATGCGGCCGGACCGCATCATCGTGGGCGAAGTGCGCGGCGGCGAAGTGCTGGAAATGCTCCAGGCCATGAACACGGGCCACGACGGATCGATGGGCACCGTGCATGCGAGTTCGCCGCGCGAGTGTCTGTATCGCCTCGAAATGCTCGCGGGGTTCGCGGGTTTTCAGGGCACCGAGGCGAGCCTGCGCCGCCAGATCGCCAACGCGATCGACTTCATCGTGCAGATCGGGCGGCTCTCCAACGGACGCCGCCGCATTCTTTCAGTGACCGAGGTCACCGGGCTCGCGGACAACATCATCGCGACGCAGGAGCTTTACCGCTACGAGCCGCTCACGACGCCCGAAGGCGAAGAGGTGGACCAGTGGACGTCGCTCGGCATCCATCCGCATTCGCCGAAGCTCGCGCGCTTCCGCCAGGCGCTGGGGGGCGGGAGCGGCAACTATGGCGGCAACTACGGCGGCGAGCCTGGCGGATTCGGCGGTGGCTTCGGGGGTGGCTTCGGCAGCGACTTCGGCGGCGGACGCGGCGGAGGCTTCCGTGGCTAG
- a CDS encoding fimbrial protein, with the protein MNARTQALTERAVADYFVFASLAGAHVEWLADTLVAVGAVDAVTLDPTLLTQRIAALNPSLVFVDFSGGHVAAASAAVAAARAAYPGLQIVAVGSLAEPESALAALRAGVRDFVDLAAPADDARRIARRVLDHLVEPVSRHGRLAVLLGARIGMGVSTLAANLAVTLARRDAALGRQAALLDLGLPAGDGTLLLNTRSEFHFVEAVRNVRRFDQTFVHTALSRHTSGLALTTLPPNLAEMREVSYASSLALLTRLRAFFDQQIVDLGGFTNSEFIAQVVQAADETWLVCDQGVASIVSAVGVLDALRAEGVDTGGVRLVVNRFEPQLDLTAAQIAERLDVELLAVLPERRVALGQAANRGQLLADASPRDPYVRALEPLIERLGGPAASAGLPGRATRVRPALDALRRLLPTSTKRS; encoded by the coding sequence ATGAACGCGAGAACGCAGGCTTTGACTGAGCGCGCCGTCGCCGACTATTTCGTGTTCGCGTCGCTGGCCGGCGCGCACGTGGAATGGCTCGCCGACACGCTCGTCGCAGTGGGTGCCGTGGATGCGGTCACGCTCGACCCCACGCTGCTCACGCAGCGCATCGCCGCGCTCAACCCGTCGCTCGTGTTCGTCGACTTTTCGGGCGGTCACGTGGCCGCGGCCAGTGCCGCCGTCGCCGCCGCGCGCGCCGCGTACCCCGGGCTGCAGATCGTCGCGGTGGGGTCGCTCGCCGAACCGGAAAGCGCGCTCGCCGCGTTGCGCGCCGGCGTGCGCGATTTCGTCGATCTGGCCGCGCCCGCCGACGACGCCCGCCGCATCGCGCGCCGGGTGCTCGACCACCTCGTGGAGCCGGTGAGCCGCCACGGCCGGCTCGCGGTGCTGCTCGGCGCGCGCATCGGCATGGGCGTGAGCACGCTTGCCGCGAACCTCGCCGTCACGCTGGCACGCCGCGACGCGGCGCTCGGCCGCCAGGCCGCGCTGCTCGATCTCGGCCTGCCCGCGGGCGACGGCACCTTGCTGCTCAATACGCGCAGCGAATTCCATTTCGTCGAGGCCGTGCGCAACGTGCGCCGCTTCGATCAGACCTTCGTGCACACCGCGCTGTCGCGCCACACGAGCGGCCTCGCGCTCACCACGTTGCCGCCCAACCTCGCGGAAATGCGCGAGGTCTCGTACGCGTCGTCGCTTGCGTTGCTCACGCGGCTGCGCGCGTTCTTCGACCAGCAGATCGTGGATCTGGGCGGCTTCACCAACAGCGAGTTCATCGCGCAGGTCGTGCAGGCCGCCGACGAGACCTGGCTCGTGTGCGACCAGGGCGTGGCATCGATCGTCTCGGCGGTGGGCGTGCTCGATGCGCTGCGCGCCGAGGGCGTGGACACGGGCGGCGTGCGGCTCGTCGTGAACCGCTTCGAGCCGCAGCTCGATCTCACCGCGGCGCAGATCGCAGAGCGTCTCGACGTGGAGCTGCTTGCCGTGTTGCCCGAGCGGCGCGTGGCGCTTGGGCAGGCGGCGAACCGCGGCCAGCTGCTGGCCGACGCTTCGCCGCGCGACCCGTACGTGCGCGCGCTCGAACCGCTGATCGAACGGCTGGGCGGTCCCGCGGCGAGCGCGGGGCTGCCGGGCCGCGCCACGCGCGTGCGCCCGGCGCTCGACGCGCTGCGGCGTCTTCTTCCAACCTCAACGAAGCGGTCATAG
- a CDS encoding type II and III secretion system protein family protein: MTKRIVKVAVALGLAGMALATHAKDARAAPASGLAAASMQQSTIDLAVGAQQTLAAGHALTRVAVGDPSVADVLIVKGGGGGVLLVGKAAGTTSVMLWERNRETPVTYTVNVTTNAARALLSDDTPSVKVLGGTALIGGSTPTLEKHQRAVVAANGSIGKDGTVFDTSTIATRAVVQVDVRVVEFSRQVLKQVGFNFFRQNNGFSFGTFSPTSSTAVSNNQLSVLQTPISSAFNLVFQSASHGIFSDLSLMESNNLARILAEPTLVALSGQSANFLAGGEIPVPVPQALGTTSIEYKPYGVGLTLTPTVLSPQRIALKVAPEASQLDFVHAVTINGIAVPAITTRRADTTVELGDGESFVIGGLIDRETASNVDKVPLLGDLPVIGAFFKQLNYQQNDKELVIIVTPHLVSPLAKGAALPATPGEQSEQHDGPVWRSFIGGAFARDAAPGFSR, translated from the coding sequence ATGACAAAACGCATCGTTAAAGTCGCAGTGGCACTCGGGCTCGCGGGCATGGCGCTTGCCACGCACGCGAAAGACGCGCGCGCGGCGCCGGCCTCGGGCCTCGCCGCCGCGAGCATGCAGCAATCGACCATCGATCTCGCTGTGGGCGCGCAACAGACGCTCGCGGCCGGGCACGCGCTCACGCGCGTGGCGGTGGGCGATCCGTCGGTGGCGGACGTGCTCATCGTGAAGGGCGGGGGCGGCGGCGTGCTGCTCGTCGGCAAGGCCGCGGGCACGACGAGCGTGATGCTCTGGGAGCGCAACCGCGAGACGCCCGTCACCTATACCGTGAACGTCACCACGAACGCGGCCCGCGCGCTGCTCTCCGACGACACGCCGAGCGTCAAGGTGCTGGGCGGCACGGCGCTCATCGGCGGGTCCACGCCCACGCTCGAGAAGCATCAGCGCGCGGTGGTCGCGGCCAACGGCTCCATCGGCAAGGACGGCACGGTGTTCGACACCTCGACCATCGCTACGCGCGCCGTCGTGCAGGTGGACGTGCGCGTGGTCGAGTTCAGCCGCCAGGTGTTGAAGCAGGTGGGCTTCAACTTCTTCCGCCAGAACAACGGCTTTTCGTTCGGCACGTTTTCGCCGACTTCTTCGACCGCGGTCTCCAACAATCAGCTCTCCGTATTGCAGACGCCGATTTCGTCCGCGTTCAACCTCGTGTTCCAGTCGGCCTCGCACGGCATCTTCTCGGACCTGAGCCTCATGGAGAGCAACAACCTCGCGCGCATTCTCGCCGAGCCCACGCTCGTCGCGCTCTCGGGCCAGAGCGCGAACTTCCTTGCGGGCGGCGAGATTCCGGTGCCGGTGCCGCAGGCGCTCGGCACCACGTCGATCGAATACAAGCCGTATGGCGTGGGGCTCACGCTCACGCCCACCGTGCTCTCGCCGCAGCGCATCGCGCTCAAGGTGGCGCCCGAGGCAAGCCAGCTCGACTTCGTGCACGCCGTCACGATCAACGGCATCGCGGTGCCGGCCATCACGACGCGGCGCGCCGACACCACCGTGGAACTGGGCGACGGCGAGAGCTTCGTGATCGGCGGCCTCATCGACCGCGAGACGGCGTCGAACGTTGATAAGGTGCCGTTGCTCGGCGACTTGCCCGTGATCGGCGCGTTCTTCAAGCAGCTCAACTATCAGCAGAACGACAAGGAGCTCGTGATCATCGTGACGCCGCATCTCGTGTCGCCGCTCGCGAAAGGCGCGGCCTTGCCCGCGACGCCGGGCGAGCAGTCGGAGCAGCACGACGGTCCCGTGTGGCGCTCGTTCATCGGCGGCGCGTTCGCGCGCGACGCCGCGCCGGGGTTCTCGCGATGA
- the cpaB gene encoding Flp pilus assembly protein CpaB, whose protein sequence is MANLTRITAGVLLVLALLLAVFAWMLARRPATPLQATVAAHATFPVVVATQTLVAGKPVSADALRVQMLPIHPGGAFSDPMLVAGRVPTADIAPDSPVLETQLSSGIADSIAPGQRAVAVRVDESNAVGNRVRAGNVVDVFFTLKRDGGMGTGGEIGRTQARLLMSKVRVLAFGSPAQNASVSTTGFGADPNGVARTAVLAVPVADVDKLTLAESAGRLVLALRNPKDDEVADASAFAPYAGVVKTVSRQPLQGSTQAAAGVALDELAGGAGAGSRAPAPARAAPVLTAAARGAAATGGGRANSIEVVRGGHAETVAW, encoded by the coding sequence ATGGCCAACCTGACCCGCATCACCGCGGGCGTACTGCTCGTGCTCGCGCTGCTGCTCGCCGTGTTCGCCTGGATGCTGGCGCGTCGTCCCGCTACGCCGCTGCAGGCCACAGTCGCGGCCCATGCGACGTTCCCGGTCGTCGTGGCCACGCAGACGCTCGTCGCGGGCAAACCCGTCTCCGCCGACGCACTGCGCGTACAGATGCTGCCCATTCATCCTGGCGGCGCGTTCAGCGACCCCATGCTCGTCGCCGGCCGCGTGCCGACGGCGGACATCGCGCCGGATTCGCCCGTGCTCGAAACGCAGCTCTCGTCGGGCATCGCCGACAGCATCGCGCCGGGCCAGCGCGCCGTGGCCGTGCGCGTAGACGAATCGAACGCGGTGGGCAATCGCGTGCGCGCCGGCAACGTGGTGGACGTGTTCTTCACGTTGAAGCGCGACGGCGGCATGGGCACGGGGGGCGAGATCGGCCGTACCCAGGCGCGCCTCTTGATGTCGAAGGTGCGCGTGCTCGCGTTCGGCAGCCCCGCGCAGAACGCGTCGGTCAGCACGACCGGCTTCGGTGCCGATCCGAATGGCGTCGCGCGCACGGCCGTGCTCGCGGTGCCCGTTGCCGACGTCGACAAGCTCACGCTCGCGGAAAGCGCGGGCCGGCTCGTGCTCGCGCTGCGCAATCCGAAGGACGACGAGGTGGCGGACGCGTCCGCGTTCGCGCCTTATGCGGGCGTGGTGAAGACGGTGTCGCGCCAGCCGTTGCAAGGCTCTACGCAGGCCGCGGCCGGCGTGGCGCTCGACGAACTCGCAGGCGGCGCGGGCGCCGGCAGCCGCGCACCCGCGCCGGCTCGCGCAGCCCCGGTGCTGACGGCTGCCGCACGCGGCGCCGCGGCCACGGGCGGCGGGCGAGCAAACAGCATCGAAGTGGTACGAGGCGGGCACGCCGAGACGGTGGCGTGGTAA
- a CDS encoding TadE/TadG family type IV pilus assembly protein translates to MNSLRTLRPVKLSARYIKASPDCISRHTRRRERGSTAVEFALLFPVFFAIAYAVVSYSLVFVAQQSLTLASEEGARAALRYQKAANMSAALAARTSAACLAATNAASWLGSTALTCSPQAQNCSYDSTMTCVQVQLSYDYKNHPLVPSLPLVDFKIPDAIVTQSTVQLNPENIL, encoded by the coding sequence ATGAATTCGCTGCGTACTCTTCGCCCTGTCAAACTTTCCGCCCGCTATATCAAGGCGAGTCCGGACTGCATCTCGCGTCACACGCGCCGGCGCGAGCGCGGCAGCACCGCCGTCGAATTCGCATTGCTGTTTCCCGTGTTCTTCGCCATCGCGTATGCGGTCGTGTCGTATAGCCTCGTGTTCGTCGCGCAGCAGAGCCTCACGCTCGCTTCCGAGGAAGGGGCGCGTGCCGCGTTGCGCTACCAGAAGGCCGCCAACATGAGCGCTGCGCTCGCGGCCCGCACGAGCGCAGCGTGTCTTGCCGCCACCAATGCCGCGAGCTGGCTCGGCAGCACGGCACTGACGTGTTCGCCGCAGGCGCAAAACTGCAGCTACGACAGCACGATGACCTGTGTTCAGGTGCAGCTCTCCTACGACTACAAAAACCATCCGCTCGTCCCGAGCCTGCCGCTCGTCGACTTCAAGATACCGGACGCCATCGTCACGCAGTCCACCGTGCAGCTCAATCCGGAGAACATCCTGTGA
- a CDS encoding A24 family peptidase — MNPLVSSLVFAAWAAAVAVCDCRSRRVPNALVAVGLIAALAFALVHGNPFGLTPARALAGAVVGFVALMPFFALGVMGAADVKVFAVLGAWCGVDALPGLWVAASLAAGVHAVALLFTMRGHTATSGPQTSHGIVLRGTRGTPYVACLAVPAIAWLALHTLHLTAGAAR, encoded by the coding sequence ATGAACCCGCTCGTGAGCAGCCTCGTGTTCGCCGCGTGGGCTGCGGCTGTCGCCGTGTGCGACTGCCGCAGCCGTCGTGTGCCCAATGCGCTCGTCGCAGTCGGCCTCATCGCCGCGCTGGCGTTCGCGCTCGTCCACGGCAACCCGTTCGGCCTGACGCCGGCGCGCGCGCTGGCAGGCGCGGTCGTGGGGTTCGTGGCGTTGATGCCGTTCTTCGCGCTGGGCGTGATGGGCGCCGCGGACGTCAAGGTGTTCGCCGTGCTCGGCGCCTGGTGCGGCGTCGATGCGCTGCCGGGCCTGTGGGTGGCCGCGAGTCTCGCGGCGGGCGTGCATGCCGTCGCGCTGCTCTTTACGATGCGCGGACACACGGCCACGTCGGGGCCGCAAACGTCGCATGGCATCGTGTTGCGCGGTACGCGCGGAACGCCTTACGTTGCGTGTCTCGCGGTGCCCGCCATCGCATGGCTTGCGCTGCACACGCTGCATCTGACGGCAGGAGCGGCGCGATGA
- a CDS encoding Flp family type IVb pilin yields MKKFAGRFLRDNKGVTALEYGLIAGLIALLIVGGVTTIGTNLKTVFDTIATSINTAKGS; encoded by the coding sequence ATGAAAAAGTTCGCCGGGCGTTTCCTGAGAGATAACAAGGGTGTAACCGCACTTGAATACGGGCTGATTGCGGGGTTGATTGCATTGCTGATCGTGGGCGGGGTTACGACGATCGGCACAAACCTAAAAACGGTTTTCGATACCATCGCGACATCGATCAACACGGCGAAGGGTTCCTGA
- a CDS encoding collagen-like triple helix repeat-containing protein → MQIQTIETGMRATTIAATVAVVLSLAACGGSGTLSSGTGGGAGSGSNGAISTGGTGSGGTQKPGGGDNNNNNNNNNDNNGTTPTANAAGQVVGSAGNVVSDVGSTVSSIGSVIGSQTLPGVSTQTTQAAGGVVQNVGAAVSTLGNGVTQGLGQLGAGGNPVGTTLASVGGAVSNVGGAVTSAGNLVTSLGSGPLAPLGAVTSPLGGAIDTLGGAVTNGGATLTNALSTGPVQQITQQVSTAITPITSMVAATTQTVGTTTGLGVPVAGLLGTLGGGLEKGGALVASSAGGNPVAASLGNVVSDTGKTVASVGGLVTGGTGGSPLSPLTSALGGLGGLSGVTGGLAGGAGSGPLAPVTGVLSSVTGALSGAAGGASGPLAPVTGLVSTVTGTLSGAAGGTGSGNPLAPVTGLLGTLTGALTGAAGGAGAGSPLAPVTGIVSSLAGAATSATSGAAPAATSATSGTPGISLTSASGGTNSASNPLAGVTSLVGGLLGGIAKK, encoded by the coding sequence ATGCAGATTCAAACAATAGAGACCGGAATGCGCGCGACGACGATTGCCGCCACGGTGGCCGTCGTTCTTTCTCTGGCTGCCTGCGGCGGCTCAGGCACGCTGAGTTCGGGTACCGGGGGCGGTGCGGGGAGCGGCAGCAACGGAGCCATTTCTACGGGGGGCACGGGTTCGGGGGGAACGCAAAAGCCGGGGGGCGGCGATAACAACAACAACAATAACAACAACAACGATAACAACGGCACCACGCCCACCGCCAACGCAGCGGGCCAGGTGGTGGGCAGTGCCGGCAACGTCGTCAGCGACGTGGGATCCACGGTGTCGAGCATCGGCAGCGTGATCGGCTCGCAAACGCTGCCCGGCGTGAGCACGCAGACCACCCAGGCCGCGGGCGGCGTCGTGCAGAACGTGGGGGCGGCCGTGTCCACGCTCGGCAACGGCGTCACGCAGGGACTCGGTCAGCTCGGCGCAGGCGGCAATCCCGTGGGCACCACGCTCGCGAGCGTCGGCGGCGCCGTGAGCAACGTGGGCGGCGCGGTCACGAGTGCTGGCAATCTCGTCACGAGCCTCGGCAGCGGCCCGCTTGCGCCGCTCGGTGCGGTGACGTCGCCGCTGGGCGGTGCAATCGACACGCTCGGCGGCGCCGTGACGAACGGCGGCGCCACGCTCACCAACGCACTCTCCACCGGCCCCGTGCAGCAGATCACGCAGCAGGTCAGCACCGCCATCACGCCGATCACGTCGATGGTGGCCGCGACGACGCAGACCGTGGGCACGACGACGGGCCTCGGCGTGCCCGTGGCCGGACTGCTCGGCACGCTCGGCGGTGGACTCGAGAAAGGCGGCGCGCTCGTCGCGTCGTCGGCGGGCGGCAATCCCGTAGCAGCGAGCCTCGGCAACGTCGTCTCCGATACGGGCAAGACCGTGGCCTCGGTGGGCGGTCTCGTGACCGGCGGCACGGGCGGCAGTCCGCTCTCGCCGCTCACCTCCGCACTCGGTGGCCTGGGTGGTCTCAGCGGCGTCACCGGCGGACTCGCAGGCGGTGCCGGCAGCGGACCGCTCGCGCCGGTCACGGGCGTGCTGTCGTCGGTGACGGGTGCGCTCAGCGGCGCGGCGGGTGGCGCGAGCGGTCCGCTCGCCCCCGTGACCGGGCTCGTCAGCACGGTGACCGGGACGCTGAGCGGCGCGGCCGGCGGCACGGGCAGCGGCAACCCGCTTGCGCCCGTCACGGGGCTGCTCGGCACGCTCACGGGCGCATTGACCGGTGCCGCGGGTGGCGCAGGCGCCGGCAGCCCGCTCGCGCCCGTCACCGGCATCGTTTCGTCGCTGGCCGGCGCAGCGACGAGTGCGACGTCGGGCGCGGCGCCGGCGGCCACGTCCGCCACGTCGGGCACCCCGGGCATCTCGCTGACCTCGGCGAGCGGCGGCACCAACAGCGCGTCGAATCCGCTTGCGGGCGTGACGTCGCTCGTGGGCGGGCTGCTCGGCGGCATCGCGAAGAAATAA
- a CDS encoding collagen-like triple helix repeat-containing protein, translated as MTHHLTFTPSHARTAVASLRVPAVALAVACLVAACGGSSVNAPPAAASSGGTSGSGSGSQTTSGSTGTSGALTTVAKTAGDLGSTIASTTIPGVSPQVTQGLGNAVSSTGGVVGALADAVSNGIGQTGSTANPVGTTVAGLGSVVSATSGVVQGLSTAVGGVGTGNLAPLSPVTTPVAGLLANTANAVNAGGATLGNALGSAPVQQITQPVSTLITPLVQTVSNTTQTAGVATGLGVPLSGALAQVGGALQQAGATVGGTTQNPLGADVGSLVGALGNTVTNAGGLVNPNGANGAAPIPGLITSLVGSSNVVVANGPPAGGYNPLTPLSNLLASLGLGTNPLGSATSLLTGTPLAPLGSVAGSNPLSTLTSSLTGSGAASPLAGLTSALGSGTSGASNPLSAVTGALGSAGSAGGTGAGGQLLAPLTAIVSQVTGTLGSAAGSTSGASSTTGGLSALGGILHKQ; from the coding sequence ATGACCCATCACCTCACCTTCACTCCGAGCCACGCACGAACGGCCGTCGCATCGCTGCGCGTGCCCGCGGTCGCGCTCGCCGTGGCCTGCCTCGTGGCGGCCTGCGGCGGCAGCAGTGTCAACGCGCCGCCGGCCGCGGCTTCGAGCGGCGGCACCAGCGGGTCCGGCAGCGGCAGCCAGACGACGTCGGGCTCGACCGGCACATCTGGCGCGCTGACCACCGTCGCCAAAACGGCCGGCGATCTGGGCAGCACGATCGCCTCCACCACGATTCCCGGCGTGAGCCCGCAGGTGACGCAGGGGCTCGGCAATGCGGTGTCGAGCACAGGCGGCGTGGTGGGCGCCTTGGCCGATGCCGTGAGCAACGGCATCGGTCAGACGGGCTCGACGGCAAACCCGGTCGGCACCACGGTTGCAGGTCTCGGCTCGGTGGTCAGCGCGACGAGCGGCGTCGTGCAAGGACTCTCCACGGCGGTGGGCGGCGTGGGCACGGGCAACCTCGCCCCGCTCTCGCCGGTGACGACGCCCGTTGCGGGTCTGCTCGCCAACACGGCGAACGCGGTCAACGCGGGCGGCGCGACGCTCGGCAATGCCCTGGGCTCCGCGCCGGTCCAGCAGATCACGCAGCCCGTGAGCACGCTGATCACGCCGCTCGTGCAGACCGTGAGCAACACGACGCAGACGGCCGGCGTCGCGACGGGCCTCGGCGTGCCGCTTTCAGGCGCGCTAGCGCAGGTGGGCGGCGCGTTGCAGCAGGCCGGCGCGACAGTGGGCGGCACGACCCAGAATCCGCTCGGCGCCGACGTGGGCAGCCTCGTGGGCGCGCTCGGCAACACGGTGACCAACGCGGGCGGTCTCGTGAACCCGAACGGAGCGAACGGCGCCGCGCCCATCCCGGGCCTCATCACGAGTCTTGTGGGCAGCTCGAACGTAGTGGTGGCGAACGGTCCGCCCGCCGGCGGCTACAACCCGCTCACGCCGCTCTCGAACCTGCTCGCGAGCCTCGGGCTCGGCACGAATCCGCTCGGCTCGGCGACGTCGCTGCTCACCGGCACGCCGCTCGCCCCGCTCGGGTCGGTGGCGGGATCGAATCCGCTTTCCACGCTCACGTCTTCGCTTACGGGCAGCGGCGCGGCCAGTCCGCTCGCGGGGCTCACGTCGGCACTCGGCAGCGGGACGAGCGGCGCGTCGAATCCGCTTTCCGCGGTCACGGGTGCGCTGGGTAGCGCAGGCAGTGCAGGCGGCACGGGCGCAGGCGGTCAGTTGCTCGCGCCGCTCACGGCAATCGTGAGCCAGGTGACGGGCACACTCGGATCCGCAGCGGGCTCCACCTCGGGGGCGAGTTCCACGACGGGCGGCCTCTCGGCGCTCGGCGGCATCCTCCACAAGCAATGA